A window of the Salvelinus fontinalis isolate EN_2023a chromosome 26, ASM2944872v1, whole genome shotgun sequence genome harbors these coding sequences:
- the LOC129824396 gene encoding glucose-induced degradation protein 8-B homolog produces MMSYAEKPEEITREEWMEKLNNVHIQRADMNRLIMNYLVTEGFKEAAEKFRMESGIEPSVDLDSLDERIKIREMILKGQIQEAIALINSLHPELLDTNRYLYFHLQQQHLIELIRLRETEAALEFAQSQLAEQGEESRECLTEMERTLALLAFDNPEESPFGDLLNTMQRQKVWSEVNQSVLDYENRESTPKLAKLLKLLLWAQNELDQKKVKYPKMTDLSKGTIEDPK; encoded by the exons ATGATGAGTTATGCTGAAAAGCCGGAGGAGATAACGAGAGAGGAGTGGATGGAAAAGCTCAACAATGTCCACATTCAGAGAGCCGACATGAACAGGCTCATCATGAACTACTTGGTGACAG AggggtttaaggaggcagctgaGAAGTTCCGTATGGAGTCTGGAATTGAGCCCAGTGTGGACCTGGATTCTCTGGATGAGAGGATAAAGATCCGGGAGATGATCCTGAAGGGACAGATACAGGAGGCCATTGCACTCATCAACAGCCTGCACCCAGAACTGCTCGACACAAACCGCTACCTGTACTTTCACCTACAG CAGCAGCACCTGATTGAGCTGATCCGTCTGAGGGAGACTGAGGCAGCACTAGAGTTTGCTCAGTCCCAGCTGGCAGAGcagggggaggagagcagagagtgtctgacagagatggagagaacccTGGCCCTGCTGGCCTTCGACAACCCTGAGGAGTCGCCCTTCGGAGATCTCCTCAACACGATGCAGAGGCAGAAG GTGTGGAGTGAAGTGAACCAGTCTGTGCTGGACTACGAGAACAGAGAGTCAACGCCCAAACTGGCCAAGCTCCTCAAACTGCTCCTGTGGGCTCAGAACGAACTTGACCAAAAGAAAGTCAAGTACCCCAAAATGACAGACCTCAGCAAGGGCACGATCGAGGACCCAAAGTGA